The sequence aaaaatatGCACTATAGAATGTTGAATATAAAACGTATTTAGGCTCGGTTTACTCATGTAGCCTACCTTTCATATCGTTATTTGTATTAAATCTTATAATTAAAGggtaaatgaaaatatatcataTCAATCAATATAGCATGTACAAAGATTCGTTCTGCACGCAGAGAAACTGCTAttaattttgtgtttttgtgcagTGCACCCATTCATCATTTGGTCACCTTGAAAAAGAAAtcagattaataaaaaaacataacaccCAGATTCTAAGATCAATCAAAAGGGACGTAATTCCAAATAAATTCCCGGTCGTAGCAAGCTAGCTCAGTGTCTCCATAGAGATCAGCATAAAAGAGCTGGTCAATACCCTGACGAACCGCCAACTGCAGCTCGGTAACACGACGGCGCTCGCTCGGCGCTGCCTCCGCCCACTCGCACTCGCCTCTCGACCCTGAGCTCTTGTATATAATCATGTATCTGATTGCatacacccacgcgcacacatacagtatatcaacgaataattatatgtttaaatatacataaatagttatgtatatacatgtgtgtgcgtgtgtatgtatgtatgtatatatatatatatatatatatatatatatatatatatatatgtatgtatatatatatatatatatatatatgtatatatatatgtatatatacatgtacacacgcacacacacgcacgcacgaacacacgcacacgcacgaacacacgcacacgcacgcacacacacacgcacacacacacgaacacacacacgaacacacacacacgcacacacactcacgctcacccacagacacacacacacacacacacacacacacacacacacacacacacacacacacacacacacacacacacacacacacacacacacacacatatatatatatatatatatatatatatatatatatatatatatatatatatatatatatatatatgcgcgcgtgtgtgtgtgtgtgtgtgtgtgtgtgtgtgtgtgtgtgtatatatatatatatacacacacacacacacacacacacacacacacacacacacacacacacacacacacacacacacatatatatatatatatatatatatatatatatatatatatatatatatatatatgtgtgtgtgtgtgtgtgtgtgtgtgtgtgtgtgtgtgtatgtgtgtgtgtgtgtgtgtgtgtgtgtgtgtatacacacacacacacacacacacacacacacacgcatatatatatatatatatatatatatatatatatatatatatatatatatatatatatatatatatacatacatacttacatatagataaatatgtgagtgtgtgtgtgtttagatgtatagacagattgAGGATAGATAGggcgatagacagatagttataaCCATTTGTTCTTTGCAGGACACAAGCATGCAATCCTCAGCCCTTGCGTGGCGCTAGCCCTGCCACGGCCTCGCAATTTTTCGCGAAAGTTCAACGGTCAACGATCTCCAACAATGTACTTCTGGAAGACCGTGACTAAGACGTAAGAGTTATCGTATTCTTACCATCATGCGCTgaggaaataataatagataaatggaaatatttacgagatgaatagaaatatttTTCCTAACGATTTTCTCAGATGAGCAGTTTCCGAGGacgatttgaaagaaaaaaagtaattagattattctgtgtctttctttcttacaggAAAGGCAAAGTGGACACAAAATGGACCTCCTTGGACTACCAAAAACGATTCCGGAGGAAGGAATGCGTGAGGTACGTCGGGAAAGTGTCACTCACACCTTTATTGCAAGTGTATTGTCACACACTGTCGTTATCACGCACGGGCGCATATTCAAGTAGATGTCACCAAATATGGTTTCTTTAGATTTAGTCTTATCAGTGGCAGgtcgctttatttttatttcatttacgtaCTTTTGAAGTCATTGTCTAATCGATGCATTGGTTATAATCATTAACTTGATATACAGAGTCCACTCATGAATACTTCAAACCTAATACATGGGTATTGCAAATATGCACTGACGATATCGCAGCCCACGTAAACTAGCGGATATGTTGGAATTTGaaaatcatttttctcttttaaaatGCATGATATGATTCGATATGCTTTATTGtcttaaaaacaataaatgaacgcGAGGAGTTCAAATACATATGAACACCCACACATCcttcacacgcacaaatatatatatatatatatatatatatatatatatatatatatatatatatatatatatatatatatatacatgtacacacacacatatatatgcatatatatctatatctatatctatatctatatctatctatctatctatctatatatatatatctatatctatatatatatgtatatatatgtatatatatacatatatatatatatatatatatatatatatatatatatatatatatatatatatatgcatgtatatgtatatatgtatatacatatatatacatatgtatatacatatatatatatacatgtatatatatatatatatatatatatatatatatatatatatatatacatatatatatatatatatatatatatatatatatgtatgtatatatatgtatatatacatatatatatatatatatatatatatatatatatatatatatatatactcacacgcacatatgtgtgtgtgtgtgtgtgtatagatatagatatagatatagagacatgtatatatgtatatgtatgtgaatgtatatatatatatatatatatatatatatatatatatatatatatatatatatgtttatgtatataaatatatgtatatatacatatgtatgtatgcatgtatgtatatgtatacatgtatctacatatatctacatatatatacatacatacatatatacatatatatatatatatatatatatatatatatatatatatatatatatatatatgtgtgtgtgtgtgtgtgtgtgtgtgtgtgtgtgtgtgtgtgtgtgtgtgtgtgtgtgtacatatccgtacagacacacacacatacacacacacacacacacacatatatatatatatatatatatatatatatatatatatatatatatatatacatatacatatatatgcacatatatttgtacatatctatatatatacataactacacacacacacacacacatgtatatatatatatatatatatatatatatatatatgtgtgtgtgtgtgtgtgtgtgtgtgtgtgtgtgtgtgtgtgtgtgtgtttgtgtgtgtgtgtgtgtgtgtgtgtgtgtgtgtgtgtgtgtgtgtgtgtgtgtgtgtgtgtgtgtgtgtgtgtgtgtgtgtgtgtgtgtgtgtgtgtgtctgtgtctgtgtgtgtgtgtgtgtgtgtgtgtgtgtgtgtgtgtgtgtgggtgtgtgtgtgtgtgtgtgcgtgtatatatatatatatatatatatatatatatatatatatatatatatatatatgtatatatatatatatatagcttgaaAACATAGGCTTGGGAGAGAATGTATTCAGCAATTGGCGATACCGTATCATTAATCACATTCAGAGCTCTGTTATTAGCAATCTAGACATCTTCAATCATAAGTTCAGTTTATTCACCAAAACACAgtagtcctgtttttttttttttttttttttttttttttttttttttttagaataaaatcattacttatttattattcatgttagATACATCTAGAGAGACAATAGGAAAGTATTCACGGTCTACCGGCCAtgtagagtttgtgtgtgtgcttatatatatatatatatatatatatatatatatatatatatatatatatatatatatatagatagatagatagatagatatagatatagatatagatatagatagatacagatatatatagagatagatatatatagatatatagatatacacacacacatatacatcatatcaatgcggccagtgcactattccatctttcatatatatatatatatatatatatatatatatatatatatatatatatgtgtgtgtgtgtgtgtgtgtgtgtgtgtgtgtgtgtgtgtgtgtgtgtgtgtgtgtgtgtgtgtgtgtgtgtgtgtgtataaataaataaataaataaatatatatatatatatatatatatatatatatatatatatatatatatatatatatatatatatatatatatatatgcgtgtgtgtgtgtgtgtgtgtgtgtgtgtgtgtataaataaataaatatatatatatatatatatatatatatatatatatatatatattagatttaataTTTCATGAATGTCAAGTGTGAGAAATGTGTAAACTAAATCATCATACCGATGATTCATCAACCCTGAATTTTAAAAGATCCTAGAATATATGAATTCGCCCTCACGAAGCGAATGTGAAATCGAACAGGTGATCAAATGGTTCGCGGAAGTAAATATCAAAGCTGAGACTTAAACTTAACATATACTTCTTTAAGCCCGGGGTTCCGATGTAAATATCCTTCCGCTCGTATCCCCGACAGATACATGCCAGTCCCCGGACACCCTGGGAAGTGTCACTGCGGCCTCCGGGAAAGACAGCATGTCAATCCCCTTTCTGGCATTCACCCCGTTCACTCCAGGAGATTTTCGGTGTGGGAGGTAATGCTCTTCGATGAACACCTGAGCAATGTTTATCAATGTTGGTTTTGGGTTCAAGGAGTTCTTCTCTTCGTGTTTCTTCTTTAACCTAATTGTATCGCTAACCTTTaagttaaaaaaaatcatagttcaAGACATCGACAGCTATTTTACAAATATTCTGTACCTACTTTTACCATGATTTGAATTTCGTCGATCTATATAGATTTTTAGACGCAAATAACACTGATCCTACATTTTCCTCAAGCCCTTCGCGATTTTGGATCTCCATTACCTCAGAGTGCCAACGCGAGGGTCACATGATGCCTGGCACCACGAAAAGGACATTAAGGAGTTCCCGACTGATGCTTATGGATCCCTGTTCTTCAGGCAGGATCCAAAgggtaaaatgaaataatatcaaCGCTGAAGATAATAAAACACCGAATCATCCGATTTTATTCTTAACCCAGACATTTCTTTCTAGAGTATGAAAAATCGTGTCATAAGAGATTCAAAAGACCATGAAGAATCCAGTCATgatagacaaaaacacaaaaaacaaaaaatcccagTCGAGTCACCAAAccaatctttctttccctcaggATTCTTCAAAGTGGCCCACTACATCAGGCTCTCCGACGACACACGAACCTGGAGGAGCAGCCAGGAGCCACCGTCCGCGAACAACGACAATCCAGAGGTCCTACAGTTGTTTGTACATGTCTGGAACTTGTTAGAACCCGAGCCACCGAGACTCGTCATCTCTTTCACGGGAGACGAAAAGAGGTTTAGTCTCGAAGGGGTTAAGAAGAAGACTTTTATGGCCGGGCTGATGAAGGTGGGTTATATACTTCTATTCATTGAACATATTCAGCGGATCCACTAAAAGTATCCGTCTACCATAAACTTTGATTCCTTCCCTGTGGTCtttctttgattatttattgGTGTTCAATCTAGAATCGATAGGCAATTTCTTATTCGAAACCAGAGCTAATGAATTTTCTTTATAAATACTCCCTGTGTTATTGCATCATCGACTTTCGCTTGTAATACCGAGAGTAAGAATATAGAATAGCAGAGCATTAAAGGTCACATGATAAAGAATGTTATTTTGCGGTTTATGATGTTTTAGATTTTATATGAAGATGGAATCTATAACTCTTTATGGTAATTTCTTATAAATGCATCGACTCCTACAGCTATTACCTTTTCACGGAATACTTTCCCATTTATGTTGCCACTAAAATATCCCTTACAGCATATTCTACTAAATTTGCCATATATGAGAAACAGTGTAATTCTAGATAACTTACACTAACATGTAACGaaattttctgtctattttttatgtattcgGTACAGACTGTGGAGTCAACGAATGCTTGGCTGTTGACCGATGGAAGTGACTCGGGTCTTGCGAAGGTGGTGGGGCAGACAGTCAGTCAGATGCAGACCATAACTGAGGTatggacaggtgtgtgtgtgtgtgtgtgtgtgtgtgtgtgtgtgtgtgtgtgtgtgtgtgtgtgtgtgtgtgagtgtgtgtgtgtgtgtgtgtgtgtgtgtgtgtgtgtatgtgtgtgagcgtgtgtgttaaggggagagagagcgatgtgtgtgtatgtgtttctgtgagtgtgagtgtgtgtgtatgtgtgtgtgtgtgtgtgtgtgtgcgtgcgtgtgtatgtgtgtgtcggtattTAATATGTTCTGTGTTCCAGGTTGATGGTCGTCAGATGCCCCAGATTAAGTGCATCGGCGTTACTTCCTACAGTTCCTGCAAGAACAAGGACAGTATGCTGAATACAAATGtgaagaacagaaacaaaaaacatttgTAAGTAATCATGTACTACCCAATTTATCCATTTGTATTCCTtgtagcgcacacacacacacacacacacacacacacacacacacacacacacacacacacacacacacacacacacacacatgcatatacatacacatacatacgtacgtacatacatacatacataatacatacatacatacatacatacatacatacatacatatacatacacacacacacacacacacacacacacacacacacacacacacatatatatatatatatatatatatatatatatatatatatatatatatatacatatatatacataaatcctccttctcccccagttACGAATCGCCCACCTGCGCCCAAGATGGCGACCTGGTCCTCAACAGCGACCACACGCACTTCCTCCTGGTGGACAACGggcttcactctccctcctccgcctcggttGACAGCTTCCGGTGACTAAGTGAACGagagtctttgtttgttttttcgataTTGTTGATTTATTTGGATGTGTTGATTTGGTTATATTATGTTTcatttgttatcttatttttattgtacctatcattgttattattgtcattattgttatcgatataaTTCTTTGGGCTactttgttgctcttgttgttattttcaaaatcattatcattattattaccattgttattatcagtattatttattctattcccttttctgCATTAACGTAAAataatttcctcatttttttctctccctctctccctcttccttccttccttccttccttccttccttccttccttccttccttccttccttccttccttccttccttccttccttccttccttccttcctcccttccttcctccctccctccctctctccctccctcccttctctctctctctctctctctctctctctctctctctctctctctctctctctctctctcattctctctctctctctgtctctctctctctctctttcacccacgtagttaaaaaaaaaaatcactcgctTAATAACCGCCATGGTGACACaacttattatcattgattttgtttttacacAAATTTATACAGTCTTCCTTATCAAATAACCTCCGGATGTACAATATCACCATTCGCGAAACTGCAAACACCccataaaaacgtaaaaaaaaaaaaaaaacaaagaaaataaacaaaaaataaaaaataaaaatccacgcTAACCTACCCTCCTCACCTCTACCCTTTTTCCCGCCAGGACGCGCCTCGAAGAAGCCCTCTGCATTCCGAGTCCCAGGGGTTTGGAAGTCCCTGTGGTCATGCTGCTTCTCGACGGCGGGGTGAGGGCGATAGACAGGTGCTTGAAGGCCCTGAAGAGGCGTGTTCCTGTGTTGGTGGTGCAGGGTTCTGGCGGGGCGGCGGACATGCTGGCGGACTTCACCGTGAGCTATTTACCGTTGAGTCGGGGGTAAGAACCTAAAacatttcttcgttttcttcatttttctccttctattaatactactgctagtgctactactacttcttctttatttatttgtttgtatctatgtTGATCGAGGCGAAGATACTCTTAATAACAAAGTAATGATGGTCATGTGATATACGACAGGtaagatataatgattatttagaATATCAACGGTGCTATTCGGACAGTAAAATCAACTACAAACCATTGTATTCTAATATCTGACTGAATatctttttataatttatttcctttcttcatactgatggttttttttttcttgccttttttaatAATATGATATTGCTCCTCAATTCCTATTCTTTTTGTCAATTCCCCAGCtgcgatgaggaagaagaggtactACAGAATATCTACTCTAAGGTACCAACTTACATATACGACTTGGACGAGAAACAACGtatggtaagtgtgtgtgtgtgtgtgtatgtgtgtgtgtgtgtgtgtgtaattatatatccTGCTACATGAAGATTATCATTTTCTTGATCGTGTTGCCTTTAACTGTATTAACCTAaacttcccatttttctctcccagAAATGTGCCAAAAATGTTCTGGAATGTTGCAAgctagaaaataaaataacaatatataacataGACACTGACTCAAGCTTAGACAAGTCGATTCTCACTGCACTCAGAACAGGTAACTGCTACGAGGACTGTTGAATATCATA is a genomic window of Penaeus vannamei isolate JL-2024 chromosome 14, ASM4276789v1, whole genome shotgun sequence containing:
- the LOC113804915 gene encoding transient receptor potential cation channel subfamily M member-like 2 translates to MPVPGHPGKCHCGLRERQHVNPLSGIHPVHSRRFSVWEPFAILDLHYLRVPTRGSHDAWHHEKDIKEFPTDAYGSLFFRQDPKGFFKVAHYIRLSDDTRTWRSSQEPPSANNDNPEVLQLFVHVWNLLEPEPPRLVISFTGDEKRFSLEGVKKKTFMAGLMKTVESTNAWLLTDGSDSGLAKVVGQTVSQMQTITEVDGRQMPQIKCIGVTSYSSCKNKDSMLNTNVKNRNKKHFYESPTCAQDGDLVLNSDHTHFLLVDNGLHSPSSASVDSFRTRLEEALCIPSPRGLEVPVVMLLLDGGVRAIDRCLKALKRRVPVLVVQGSGGAADMLADFTVSYLPLSRGCDEEEEVLQNIYSKVPTYIYDLDEKQRMKCAKNVLECCKLENKITIYNIDTDSSLDKSILTALRTGKANPADELRLALEWDRVDVAESCLNAEIDNLSEVMRLALLEEKVDFVDLLLTSGFVMSSFLTVVELRNLYNLTKPKAHIRELLGHGNDDKPLKLNDVHKLLKQVVNSHSHRYYRDTNNLFDFCSTINKITFEDPYLELLIWAILTRRNNLAKYLWKTCNFPLNTAIVATCIYQGIRDKVTDSAVRAECKAMKDHFETIAIKLTDLSYDKNVTNSVSLIHQRHMRWGGLSTLDLALVARDMSFVSSPCARAGQGMRWEGIRVKFYVRISYRVLLMISHFVLVLFNLGFIPTYTEGILALVIASEAFEKGLEMLSNEPFSASYSSWNSYDVVLLIVFLLGFFLRSLSFLGSLSA